CCCCTATGCCCAACATGTTTTTTACTAAGTTCACGAGCCAGCAGCGCAAGGGGCAAAAAACTTTTTTGTTAAAAGCACTTCGTAACACAAAAAACTTTTTGTGCGGAAACCCTTGCGCCCCTGTCTATGCTCCCGATTCGTTCTCCATGTCAAAAGGGCAGAAATAATTCCCTTTGGGGAACTCATTCCGTTTCGGAATGCAATAGGAAAGGAGCAAAAGATATGAAGGAAAAAGCGCAGAGAAAATTAATGAAAGAGTTTCAACAAAGCTTTTCCAAGAAGGAACAACAAAAAGCAAGTTTTTATGTTGATCGGGAAGATGAAAAACATTACATATGGTCGTTTGTATTGAACAACCGACTATATGAATGGATTTTCGTTTACCAGTCGGGAATTGTTGTCCGTTCCGTTTGTTCCATATAAAACTTTTTTAAAAGGAAGTGTTAAGATGTCCGTTATGATCATCAACCATGAAAGCCTTGAATGTCTCGGAAAGTTTTTCACGCTGTCCATGAGCGAGGAAAGAGCAGCTCAAAAGATCGAGTCTTACCACAAATTAAACGTAGAAAATTTCAACTGGCAATATGATGACAACGCACCATACAATACGGCGTTTGACTTCTTCACTTGTCCGCTTATATCGCCTGAACAGGCGTTTCAAACGTTGAAATGTATTCAATACAACTGCCTTGAGCATGGGGAGGACATTGACAGTAACGCTTTTCACGATTTGAAGCAATGGGTGAAGAAAATTGAAACCAATTATAAACTGAGTGATCAAGCCATTGAAAAGGCAGCATGGGGTTGATCAAAGGGGGAAAATCCCTCTTTTGATTAGAAATATTAGCAAAAATGTGTTGATGTCCGTATACGGACATGATATAATAAAATTAACCTCCTAAGAAGGGAGGTGATAATAGTGGAACAGATGTTACTTCTTGTCGCTCTAACCAATTTAGCGACAGCCGGTATCAACCTAGCTGTTGCTATTTTGAAGTATCGCGATAGAAAGAAACCTTCTCCGGGGTCATCGGAAAAGGCTTCAGATCAGCAGAGGGATTGAGGGCGCAAGCCCTCCCCTCGTTCCACTATTCTATGCTTATTATATCCTTACCATTCAGAAATATCAAGGAGGACAAACCATGCTGACAGTTGCTCTTGTTGTTTCTGTTGTTGCACTTGGTATAAGTGTTATCGCATTAATTCTAACGATTCGTGATAGGCAGGATTAATGATAATGAACAATCCCTTAGATCAAATCATGAGTACAAGAGAAGCAGCACAAAAATGGGGGATAACACAGGATTCTGTCAAAAGACTTGCTAGACAAGGACAAATCATTGCACGAAAGTTAGACCCTGATGATAAAAAATCCCCTTACGTTATTCTTAAAAATCAAGAGTATCCTGAAAAGGAGGTTGACTGATGAAAACATGTTGTTATTGCGGAAGTGACGTTCACCCTTACAGCAAACATTATTACTGTCACTTTTGCGAAATGATCATTGACAGCTCGGATGTTCAGGAAAACGGAAATCGTAAAGATTTTTTGCCGAAAACCCAACCTTCAAATATTGATGTAGAAAAATCCACTCCCGAATTGATGACATACACCACGATTGAACTCCTTTTCATGTTAAAAATCGCCCGTAAAGAACGATCAGAAACCTATCACAATCGACATATCTTCATTCAGGCCATGAAGTCGGAAGCTAGCCGATTTCAAGATGGCGAACGTTATACCTACGATCTATACGAATACTGGACAAGAAAATGTTTCGTTCTTGAAAATTTAGTACGTGAACGAATCGGCTACATTCCTTTTAAATTGACCGAATCCTATATTCAAAATCTTGCTGCAAGAATGGAGCAATCAACAAAGAAAAGGATGACTATAAAAAAGGGGAAAAATACGCCAAACAAGAGAATAAGGGATAGCGTTTGATGGCTTGGATGATTGTTATCATTTTGCTAATTATTCTTCTATCAAAACGGAAGTCAATAAAACTTATCGGTTGTGCCATCCCGTTATTTATCTTGCTTTCACTTTTATGGTTTGGCATTCAACTGTAAATAAAAACGAGGAAAGCATGGAATAAAAGGGATATGTAATGTTCAAAGAAAACAATTATGATGAGTATTTCGATTACTTGCAATCCATTGACAATTAAAAGGAGGTTTACCGATGAGACCGAAAGCAAAATATAAGTTTTATGAACTGGAAGATGGGGCTTTGCTCGAAACGTTTAAAACGGATGATGACCAGGATTATTTTAATTTTGTCTTAAAGTATCCGCTGTCTATGGCTGCAAAAGGATTTGACTTTGAAAAAGGGGCGTTCTTAGGAAAAGAGGAATTCCGCGGGGATCTTATACAAGATATTCACGCTATCCGGGTTAAAGAAGATTATTTGATTATTGAAGGATTAAAGGATAAGGAAGGTTTTAACAATGACTAAAAATGAACAGGTCATGCAATGGGTCCGGGATAACTTTGACATGGAGCATATCACTATAGAGAAAACCGACATCTTACCTTATGGCCATATGATTAAGGATCAAGAAGGCGGCCATATGATTGCGTTTTATGACTTGCTTTATGATCGGGTAGATTATCGGTTTCCAGATGAAGGGAGGGGTTAATGTGATCTGTAAAACAGGTGAATGGCTTCGATTAACGAAGGAACAAAGGTTTCTTATGATTGTTGGTTTATCGACTGTACAAAAAGAAAAGCGCCTTGTCTGATCCTCCCAGATTAAAGACAAGAACGCTTTTCCCGGTGCCTGATTTATTATACACTTTACGTTAAACACATAGCAAATGCAAGGGTATCGGTGTCTTATTTTGTATTTGTAGGTGCCCTAAATACGCCTATGATCATATACCATAGGAGGGAATTTGTATGAATGAATTTAAGATAAGTGGTACTTTCCATAATAAAGGTTACTTTATTAATTTGCCTATTGATACTGTAAGAGCTGAAAGTCAAGAAAAAGCTTTTGAAATAGCAAAAAACATGGATAGGGGTAAAGTCTTCTTTGATTCAGATTCAACCCATATCATCCATCAAATAAATGGACAAGCTACTGTGATTAACGCCGACAACATCAACTATTGTGAGGTTTCAGTACCAAGCAATCAAATTAAGCATGTTATGTTAATGGGTTCACCCGTCTATGAACAAGATTATCATCCCATTTCTTTAACTGAGGTGACCAAAGCTTTATTAAAACAATCAGTTGAATGGGGTAGAAAATCAATTCCGTTTGAAAGTATATCGTATGGAATCGACGAAGTCGCTCCAGAGAAGCAAAGCATAAGGGGGGAGATTCATGTATAAAGTTTGTTCTTATTGCGGTACATATGCCGACGACGAGGGTTTTAAACGCGAAGAATTTTATTGTCATGATTGTTTAGATAAAAAACGTTCGGTAATATCGAGTTGACTACAACTCTAGAAACACCTTAAAGTTCGGGATTAACCTACATCCGAAAGAGTGGCCATAATTTTTTATTCGGTTTTATAAAATTTATCGTGAGGTGTGTACATTGATTTTTTTGTACTCCTTTGACATCCAAGGGGACGGGATGGATTTTGTTCTTAACGAAAAAATTGGAGAGGACATGATGAAATATTGTCCGGAATATGAGGAAATGTTAAGACCTCTCGTCGCTTCTTTATGTGATGTACTCAAGCGATATAAGTTTGATAGTAAAAGCGATACAATCATGACAGGAAGGATTTTGGATAATAACGAATTTGAAGTCATGCTTAGTGAAGGGTTGGGTGATATTATTGACCCATACACAAAAAACCAAGTTATCTTTGAGAGCGCAAAAACCATTGCCGATCTTTTAATGAAGGTAATGCACCGTGGCACCATGGAAAACAGGTAAAGTTTCCGCAATCGGGCCATTTAACGGAATAAGCATTTAAAATTTGAAGATCCGTGTGTTTATAAATTTTGGGGGCTTAATGATTATGATGAGAAAGTGGAACTGGGTACTTTTTGTTCTGACAATCATTTTGTGTGTAGCAATTTTTTATATTAATTTTTCGTATTATGCCGGCGTTATTGGAATGGGTTTTTTTGGGGGACTTCTTGGTTTATCACTATTTTTTGGTGTGTACGGATTATTTAAAAAGAAAAAAAGTCGCCGAATTCTCTTTGTAAATGGTGGAATCATCGCATTGATAATTATTATGTTTATTATTGCAATACCCCGTTATACCTATGATGACGCAAGGCAAATTGCATCGTCGCATTATGTGAACCAAAGAAATACGGATTCAGTTGTTATGCCTATATTGGATAAAACGGTTCCATCGAAAAGTCATTTTTCTTGGTTGTTGAATAATCGATTATATTATGTGGGTATCAAGGATGATCAGGAAAATCAAATAATACATTATGTTGTTGATCCCGTCCAGGGAAAGCTCACAAAATTAGATGAACCGTATTGGAAAAGTACTTCATAATTGGGTAAACCAATTTTAGTTTATTCCAGAAAAGCGCCAATATTGCATATAAGGGCCAGATAATTAAATAAATGGGGGGAGAAAAAATGAGTTTTGTGATTCGTGAAATGGTAAAAGAAGATATTAAGTAAGTTCAAGACGTGGCAAGAAAAAGTTGGAACTCGACATATGAAGGGATAATCCCGCATCAGGTACAGGAAAACTTTTTGAACGCTGCTTACAATGACGAAATGATGGAAAAGCGTTTAAATGGATCATTTATTTTTGTTGCAGAAATGGAAGATAAGGTCGTAGGTTTTGCCAATTTTACGCCAGTTAACAGTGAAGGACAATCAGAGTTAAGTGCAATATATCTCTATCAAGACTGTCAAGGTGAGGGTATAGGCACTGCTTTACTTCAGCGAGGAATTAAGGAGTTAGAGAATCTGAAGGAAGTATATATTGATGTTGAAAAGGAAAACACCGTCGGAAAAACTTTTTACGATGTCAAAGGGTTTAAGACAATTAAAGAATATGATGATAATTTCGATGGTCACATTCTGAAAACGGTTCGGATGTGTTTAACAGTTTAATATGCAACTAACGGGCGCAGTCGCGGAATAACGAGAACGTGAGTTATCTGGAATGAAGAGGCGTACCTTCCCTAGAAAGGTATGAAAATGTATTAAAGGATGGGGGAAAACACCCATCCCCGATTTATCCTGCAACTGGGCTCTCTAAGCGTTGTTTCATTTTAACTGCAATCAGAATAGACATAAGAATGGACAAAGCCGCGATGAAACAAGCAAAGATGAAAATGGCTTTATATAAGCCAATCCATACGGCTCCAAATCCAATTCCTATTGTAGGTAATCCGACACCAATATAAATGACCACATAAAGTGTGGAAACAACATCTCCTCGTCGGTTTTCCGGAGCAATCTCATTGACTAATGCCATACTTCCCATAAAGGCAAGGCCTTGCCCTAATCCAGTAATGATGGTGCTTATGATTAACAGCGTAATTGATTGTGAAGGTACAGCGAACAAAATACCGGCCAAACCAATGATTAGTAAAATAAGCCCGGAAATCATTGATGTTCGAAAAGATAGGTTTTTAAAAGTTAATTGAGCAACAGCTGATGCACCCAACATAAGAAATACAACGCCCCCTGTTATGGCTAAGTTATGAATCCCCATCAAGGATGAAACATAAGAAGGGACAAGGGACATGAATAAGGCTGTTACAGACCAAGCTGCAAAAGCAGTAATAGCACCCATTGCAAAAGGTGTACGAATATTAGAAGGGACACTTGGACGTTGAGGACGCCAACGTCCGGTTGATTTTGATGTAACCGTCTCGTTCATCATAAGGATTGTAATAAACCCTGGTATAAATAAAATCAGGTGTACGATATACGGCAATACAAGTGGAATAGGACCGTACTGTGCAAGAATTCCTCCTAGTATTGGCCCAACTGCAGTTCCACCCGCTGTTGCAATTGATGCAACGAGCGAAGCGGTTTTTCGGTGATTGGGACGGAGTTCAACCAGTGCAGCCGTCGCTGTTCCACTCATCATCCCTGCTGCTAACCCCTGCAAACCTCGAGCGATAAATAACCAAGCAATACTACCTGCAAATGCAAAAATAGCTGAACCAGCAGCTGAAATCAGTAATCCAACAAGCAGGACCTTTTTTCTTCCGATTCGATCAGAAAGTTGTCCAAATATTAGAAGGGAAGGAATGAGAACCAGAGCGTAAACAGCAAAAATCAGTGTTAAAATTGCTGATGAAAAATCCCATTGCTGCTGATAGACGCTGTACAGAGGGGATGGAATATTCGCTCCAACCATTAACATTAACAGGGTGTAACCCACTAACCAAAAGGTTACCGTGTTTTTCTTACTCATCTGAAATCACCCCTGATCGATGTTTCTGTTCAACAAAATGGGCCAACTGAAGCTGTAACCACCATACGAATGCTGCCCAACTTCGCCAAGGAGACCACGCTTTTGCAATTTGGCGAACTTCATCTTCAGTCGCCCGTTTCCCATGTTTATAGAATTGACCGATAATGTCTTGCAATCCTAAATCACCAGCTGGGATGATATCCTGAAATCCTAGTCCCCTCATCAAGACATACTCTGCCGTCCAGCGACCCAAACCTTTAAACTGCATAAGGGATTGACAGGCTTTGTCGTAAGACATATGTGTTAACGCCTCAAAATCAATATCCCCACTGGCCACAGCCCTTGAAGCGGTGATTAAGTATTGCGCTTTTTGACGGCTAAATTGATTTTCACGAAGCTTTTCTTCACCTAATGCAATAATTTGCTCCGGTTTTGGAAAGACCGGATAAGACTTCCCATTAAAATGAAATGTATCGCCACAAAGACCTTGTAGCTTTAACTTTAATTTTTTGGCAAACGTAATATTAATTTGTTGTCCAATGATCGCCCAAACAAGAGCCTCAAAAGGGTCTCCGATTAATACAGGTCGTAACCCTCGATAGGAACTCATTTGTCCACCTAGTATTGGATCTTTCACGGTCAAGAGATGAAACGGTTCGGGATCAACTGTTAAGCAAAAAATACGCTTAAGTGTATCTACAGCTTGATTTAATATTGCAGCATCAACATGATCTCCAATCACTTCGACCTTGAGCCTTGCGTTATCAATAGAGCCTTCATGGTTCATTTGAACCAACACCGGTTGATCTGTAAATGTAAAAACACGATGATATCCGTGGTCATCGATTTTTTCAAGGATGGACGAAGGTGATGTCCGAATATAGGCCAGGGCTTGACCAAATGCATAAGGTTGAGCGGGTATGATTTCTGTTTGTTTTTTCTGCATGTTGCACCTCCAATAAATTCACTAGGTGACATCGTTTAAAAGAGTCACAGAAAGGATTGTAACCACAAATGAATTCAACGCTAGTTGAAATATGAATGTTATTCTATTTGATGCGATTACGATGTTTGTTCTACCAATTTAGCGACCTTCCTATATGACAGAACATCGCCCTGCATGTGATGAAAGGTCTGCTGGTTTTTGATTTCCTCACTGATTGTTTTCAATAGGGTTACGGTTGCTCTGAAAGGGCTTGAACCGCAACTAACCCTTTCAATTCCGAGGTTTGATAACTCACTCAAATTAGGCATGTCAGGATCAACCAAAAGGTTGATAGGACAGTTCGTTTCTTTCCTGAGTTTCTGGATAATCTCCCGATCGTGCAGGCCGGGTACAAAAATACAATCAGCTCCGGCTTCCTCGAATGCCTTAACACGTTCAACCGTCTTTTGGAATCGCGTTGAGGGATCGTCAATGTTTAGCCAATACGTATCCGTACGCGCATTGATAAATAAAGAGGAACCCTCTGTCGTATCTGAAAACTCTTTGATCGCTGTTATTTTCTCCTTTTGCAGGGAAAGATCATATAGTGGATGTTCAAGATTTCCTGTTCCGTCTTCAAGGTTGATCCCAACAGCACCTGCTTCTAAGACTTTCTTGGCTGCTTTTGCGACATTCTCAGCTGATTCTCCATACCCTGCCTCAATATCTGCACTGACGGGAACATTCACTGCGTCAGCAATCGTTTTAATGACCTCTGTCATTTTCTCGGAAGGTATATTCTGACCGTCCTTAAATCCCAGTGACGTGGCGATACCTGCACTTGTTGTTCCAATGGCTTCAAATCCACTTTCCTCAAATATTTTTGCGCTAATCACATCCCAGGCATTTGGAAGGACAAAAGTTGACCCAGGTTGATGCAATTGGTGAAAATGTTTGGTCTTTTGTAATTGATCCTTGGGATTCATAAAAAAACCTCCGTTTCATGTATTGGATAAGGCAGCTTTTTTGCCTGCTTTCATTGTAACTTAAGGAAAGTTCAACTATAATCGAAATATGGAATACATGTTGGGGGTGACTAAAATGGGTGCAAATCCAAATGTTGCAGAAGTTGTTTCTTTGATGGGGGAATCATCGAGGGCAGCGATCCTGACCAATTTAATGGACGGCCGATTTCATACAGCCACTGAATTAGCGTATATGGCCGAAATCAAACCTCAAACCGCGAGTTTTCATCTTGCAAAATTAGTAGATGGTGATTTTGTAATCGTGGAGAAACACGGTCGTTTCCGTTATTATCAGCTTGCCAATCGGGAGATAGCGAATATGTTGGAATCTTTTTTGTCCGTTTCTAAACCACCCAAAGTTCGTTCATTGAAACAATCCTCCCAGGCCAAAGCCCTGCACAGCGCAAGAACCTGTTATGACCATTTGGCAGGATCGCTGGGTGTAGGTTTAACAAATGCGATGGTGGAGGAAGGCTATCTCAAAAAAGAGGAGAAGGACTTTCGGGTGACCCCAAGCGGGGAACAATTTTTCACAGAGTTTGGTTTGGATATGACGGCCTTAAGAAAAAAACGCCGGTCTTTTTCCCGAGCCTGCCTCGATTGGAGCGAGCGCCATCATCATCTTGCAGGGGCTTTAGGTAACGGTCTTGCCAAACGTCTTTTTGAATTAGAATGGATTACTCAAGTTCCTTCGTCACGTGCGATCAAAATTACAAATAAAGGCCAGTCTGGATTAAAGCAGGAGTTTCACCTGTCTATTTGAGAGATTTACCTTGAAATTAAGATTTCAGCAAACGGGCGCGTTTGTTTAATAAAATAACTATATTTGTAATGAACATATGTGTGCAGTTAGATGAACTGTCCCCCATGCCCTTCAATCTCACTGAAAATGTGAGCGTCCCATTTTTGAGGATTTTCTCCATGGGTCGTATTTTTTGTCCTTCTCGGAACTCTGTCGCTCAAGTAAATGTATGTTTATCAAAGCCCACCTTTTAGTGGGCTCCCACCGGTTCATCAATAGATTGTTTTATTTCATTAACAAGTTCTTTCGCAGCATCTTCACTCAAAATCACGTTTCCATTAGCAAGTACCAGATTATTATCCGATACCTCACCTGTCATTTGGCACGCCTTGGTAGGCTTATATTTTTTTAGGACGATTTTGTCTTCATCCGTGTAAACTTCAACTGGATCTTTAATATTAATATCAAGGTTTCTTCTTAACTCAATTGGCAAGACAATACGACCTAATTCATCGATCTTCCGAACGATACCCGTTGATTTCATTGAATCATCCCCTTGTATGATATTAACATTAGTTTCTATGTCGAAATCGCTCACACCTTCTTTTTTTATGTAAAAATTTCTATGTCCCTCTCCTCACAACGCCACTGACTTTCTCCTGGACAATTTCATATACACCATACTTTGTTAGTTGCTCAAGCTGGCCATCTAAGTTTTGATCTTCAGTGCTAACCCGCGCATACCCTCAAGTTGGCCACCTTTTATTGGGTTCATTAAAAAGAAAAGTGTATGCGATTGACTGTCAATTATGCCTTCACAATGATGCTATTATCAGCAGTTTGGAAGTCATATGCCAAATGCCATTGTAGGCATAAGGTTAATCTTTTGATCTTTATTTGCTTGTGTGTTCATCGATCCATTGCTTAACGGATTCGGTCATTGTTACCGTATGATCTTTAATGTCTTCCATGATCATTGTGACGACATGACCAAAGGATATAGTTTCATAAGGATTATGCCGATTAATGTATTTAATGATCTCACGCAGCTGTTTCATTCGTCCGGGATCTAGTTCCTTGTTGATATGCATAGCCACCAAACTGTGAAAAACATCGGTGTTTTTTAAAGCCAATTCCAATAACAATCCCGTTGCTGAAGATATTGTTAAATCTAATGCATAGGCCAATCTAGCTAATTGATCATAATCTCTTTGGGTGAAACGCATGGTGATTCGTCTTTTGGTTATACCTTTCTTCGTTTGATACTTTTCATTTTCAAGCTCCCCCGTATAAAGGGTTTGATTGTTGGCCCAATAATCACGTCTGAAGTAATCGGACAGGTATTCAAGAACGGGATGAGCATATAGACCCCTTTTGCAAATCGTGACGCTGACATCTTTTATGGGCGTATCTGTGATGTAAGATAGTCGGCTGACCGCTTCATAAAGCTGAATGGCAATCGTTGGCTTGATATCTCGTTTTTTATCTGAACGGGTCTTACTCTTGACTTCGACACTCATCTTGATCCCTCACTTAACTTTTAGACACTGTCCCTGTGTCCTAGACTTAAGTTAATACCTATGAGGGGGGACCCTTCATTTATGTATCTTTAGGACAAAAAAATAACTGGATATGTAAACCCAGTTTTAACCTTGAATGACTATTTCTTTTTGGCGGGGATTCCGTATTTTTTACCGACTTCTTGACAGCGCTTGGCCACTTTTTTAGCTTCACTTTTTGACATATTAACGCCCATATAGACCATCAACTCCTTTACGAGCCAGTATGGTCAGAGGCCAATGGATTCATACACACCAAATAGGTGGGACAGTCATAAACGCTCATATTAGCTTTTGACCAGGTGTTAATGGGTCGTTGTCATATCATCATCCCCCGATTATTTATAATGGCCACCTATTTTAGCCGATCGCTCAAAGGTTTGACCGGCAGCGGTTAGTGAAGCGGCCCTGACAATAGCGGTATTTCCATATTTATGATAAATCGTATCTAGGGCCTGATTAAGCTGGTGTTTTTTATTTGTCGCTTCAAAAAGACTTAACTGAATGTTATGACCCTGTTGCAGCTGTGATAAAGTTACACCAAGGCTACGGATGGGTAACTGATCCCAATACCGATGAAGCAAATGATCAGCTGCATGGTAAATATCTAAGTCAAAGTCTGTCGGGGACGTGAGTTTGATTTGTCGATGAAACCCCGTCGGCCGATCAAAGTCCGCACCCCTTACACCTAATGACACCGTTTGGCCAGTATAGCCCTTAGCTCGTGCTCGCCGTGCTACCTCTTGGCTTAATTCAAGCAACACGACTCGAATATCACTTAGGATTTCATAATCTCGGGGCAAAGTCATGTTGTGACCAATGGCCTTTTGCCCGTCATGCGTTTGGGTTGTCACAGGCGCAAAGTCACGGCCATTGGCGGTTTGCCATAATACCTGACCGTTGATGCCCCATCGCGATTGAAGCTGTTGCAATGGGAAGTTCGCTAAATGGCCGATTTGACGGATGCCCATTCGAATCAAATGTTGCTCCATCCGGTTACCAACCCCAAAAAGTTTTCCAATCGGTAGCGGCCAAAGTTTCTCTTGCATATTGGAGGTATCAAGCTGAAAGATACCATCCCGATTCTTTTTGGCGAAGTTATCACAGGCCATTTTAGCCAAGACTTTATTCGGGCCCATCCCAACCCGAGCATAAACCCCTGTCACAGCCATAATCCTTGTCTGAATCTTCGTTGCGATCTCAAAAGGTTCACCAAAAAGCCTTTGGCTACCTGTCACATCTAGAAATTGCTCATCAATGGAGAAGGGTTCGACCAGATCCGTAAATTGCTCACAGATCTTTGTGATTTGTAACGACATATCAATGTATCGTTGCATTCTTGGACGCCTCACGACAGCTTGGGGGCATTTTTGTTGGGCTTTCCATAGGGGTTCGGCTGTTTCAACACCGAACTCTTTAGCTATAGGACAAGCAGCTAGAATAATGCCGCTTCGTCTCTCTGGATCACCGGATACAATAACGGGCTGGTTCTGTAATGTCGGATCATCAGCCTTTTCAACGGAAACATAAAACGACTGCATATCAACAAGGAAAATCACGCTGCCTTTCATCATGAACCTTCTTTCAATAGAAACATGTGTTCTATTGATCATTATATACGAATACACATTCGATTTATACACAAAAATAAAAATGCCATTAATTGGCGTGAATTGAGTCATAAATGGCGTATTTATT
This genomic interval from Tuberibacillus sp. Marseille-P3662 contains the following:
- a CDS encoding helix-turn-helix domain-containing protein — encoded protein: MNNPLDQIMSTREAAQKWGITQDSVKRLARQGQIIARKLDPDDKKSPYVILKNQEYPEKEVD
- a CDS encoding GNAT family N-acetyltransferase, translating into MARKSWNSTYEGIIPHQVQENFLNAAYNDEMMEKRLNGSFIFVAEMEDKVVGFANFTPVNSEGQSELSAIYLYQDCQGEGIGTALLQRGIKELENLKEVYIDVEKENTVGKTFYDVKGFKTIKEYDDNFDGHILKTVRMCLTV
- a CDS encoding MFS transporter translates to MSKKNTVTFWLVGYTLLMLMVGANIPSPLYSVYQQQWDFSSAILTLIFAVYALVLIPSLLIFGQLSDRIGRKKVLLVGLLISAAGSAIFAFAGSIAWLFIARGLQGLAAGMMSGTATAALVELRPNHRKTASLVASIATAGGTAVGPILGGILAQYGPIPLVLPYIVHLILFIPGFITILMMNETVTSKSTGRWRPQRPSVPSNIRTPFAMGAITAFAAWSVTALFMSLVPSYVSSLMGIHNLAITGGVVFLMLGASAVAQLTFKNLSFRTSMISGLILLIIGLAGILFAVPSQSITLLIISTIITGLGQGLAFMGSMALVNEIAPENRRGDVVSTLYVVIYIGVGLPTIGIGFGAVWIGLYKAIFIFACFIAALSILMSILIAVKMKQRLESPVAG
- a CDS encoding DNA-3-methyladenine glycosylase family protein, which codes for MQKKQTEIIPAQPYAFGQALAYIRTSPSSILEKIDDHGYHRVFTFTDQPVLVQMNHEGSIDNARLKVEVIGDHVDAAILNQAVDTLKRIFCLTVDPEPFHLLTVKDPILGGQMSSYRGLRPVLIGDPFEALVWAIIGQQINITFAKKLKLKLQGLCGDTFHFNGKSYPVFPKPEQIIALGEEKLRENQFSRQKAQYLITASRAVASGDIDFEALTHMSYDKACQSLMQFKGLGRWTAEYVLMRGLGFQDIIPAGDLGLQDIIGQFYKHGKRATEDEVRQIAKAWSPWRSWAAFVWWLQLQLAHFVEQKHRSGVISDE
- a CDS encoding isocitrate lyase/PEP mutase family protein translates to MNPKDQLQKTKHFHQLHQPGSTFVLPNAWDVISAKIFEESGFEAIGTTSAGIATSLGFKDGQNIPSEKMTEVIKTIADAVNVPVSADIEAGYGESAENVAKAAKKVLEAGAVGINLEDGTGNLEHPLYDLSLQKEKITAIKEFSDTTEGSSLFINARTDTYWLNIDDPSTRFQKTVERVKAFEEAGADCIFVPGLHDREIIQKLRKETNCPINLLVDPDMPNLSELSNLGIERVSCGSSPFRATVTLLKTISEEIKNQQTFHHMQGDVLSYRKVAKLVEQTS
- a CDS encoding ArsR/SmtB family transcription factor, which produces MGANPNVAEVVSLMGESSRAAILTNLMDGRFHTATELAYMAEIKPQTASFHLAKLVDGDFVIVEKHGRFRYYQLANREIANMLESFLSVSKPPKVRSLKQSSQAKALHSARTCYDHLAGSLGVGLTNAMVEEGYLKKEEKDFRVTPSGEQFFTEFGLDMTALRKKRRSFSRACLDWSERHHHLAGALGNGLAKRLFELEWITQVPSSRAIKITNKGQSGLKQEFHLSI
- a CDS encoding AbrB/MazE/SpoVT family DNA-binding domain-containing protein; translated protein: MKSTGIVRKIDELGRIVLPIELRRNLDINIKDPVEVYTDEDKIVLKKYKPTKACQMTGEVSDNNLVLANGNVILSEDAAKELVNEIKQSIDEPVGAH
- a CDS encoding DNA polymerase IV, with the protein product MKGSVIFLVDMQSFYVSVEKADDPTLQNQPVIVSGDPERRSGIILAACPIAKEFGVETAEPLWKAQQKCPQAVVRRPRMQRYIDMSLQITKICEQFTDLVEPFSIDEQFLDVTGSQRLFGEPFEIATKIQTRIMAVTGVYARVGMGPNKVLAKMACDNFAKKNRDGIFQLDTSNMQEKLWPLPIGKLFGVGNRMEQHLIRMGIRQIGHLANFPLQQLQSRWGINGQVLWQTANGRDFAPVTTQTHDGQKAIGHNMTLPRDYEILSDIRVVLLELSQEVARRARAKGYTGQTVSLGVRGADFDRPTGFHRQIKLTSPTDFDLDIYHAADHLLHRYWDQLPIRSLGVTLSQLQQGHNIQLSLFEATNKKHQLNQALDTIYHKYGNTAIVRAASLTAAGQTFERSAKIGGHYK